TTGCAAATTAATACTCAAGGTTAACATTTCAAGTCAACTCTGGGGCATTAGAAAAAAGTTgtgtaatgcattataacatcGTATATAATCCAAACCATATGCTCTTCTTGATTGTGTACACTTCAGGTATGCTAAGATCCACATCCCCATCATCGCTTCGGTTTCGGAGCACCAACCAACCACCTGGGTTTCCTTCTTCTTTGACCTTCACATCCTGGTGTGCACGTTCCCTGCAGGGCTTTGGTTCTGCATCAAAAACATCAACGATGAACGTGTGTTCGGTGAGCACTGCACAACAGTACCATTACAATGCTCCAGCCTAACCACTAAAAAACCTGCAATCTGAAGAAGTGTTATGAAGAGAcaatgaagagcacaagtgtagtgtttgtgtagtttAGGCCGCCAGTCGATCCAGCCTGATtagccatttttatttttattcacatCCTTTTCTTGCAGACTTTTACCTCAGCCGAGACAGCTCAGGGACAAAAGCAATAAAATCCATTTAATCAGTCTGTTGTTTTGagcagggagtgtgtgtgtgtatgtatgtgtatatatcttgtgcacagaaaaatatctgTTGCAAGTTAAAGACGGTATTGAACCCGTTCCAGTCTTTTTAAATCAGGGAGCAGTTTATGtagttattttgttttcacAGAGTCCGTTAAAAGACTCTTTTGCTGAAATTTACAAGGTATTGCAAACAGAGTTTACAGTCAAATAAACTGCTATGAAACCACCCAGAGAACAAATATACAAGGCAAACGGGCTTTGGTGAATAATTAAATAGTGTTGTGCTGCAAACCAGTATGGCTGCAGGCAAAGATAGATTTAagaatcctctctctctctctctctctctctctctctctctgtctctctctctctctctctctctctctctgtgtatgtatatctatctatctatttatctatatatagatgtaCTCAGCAATTCATATACTCACATTCAACTATTATTttcagcaaatttcttaactgtaaatatatgtattaacagaaatatttaacaactgagacataaactgaacaagtttcagacatttgacgaacagaaagggaataatgagtccctgaacggGGGGGGATATTAAatagtaacagtcagtatgtggtgtcctccagctgctttaagtactacagagcatctcatcctcatggactgcaccagatttgccagttcttgctgtgagatgttactccattCTTCCACCAAGgaatttgcaagttctcgatcatgtcTGGGGGGGGACacagttacatgtaattttccactgcaaggacagtcggctgtccttcctgtctccctgtagcacggTCTTAGGAGTTTTACATTAGACATTGcggtttattgctctgaacacatctgcactcctcatgcctccctgcagcaggcctatggcatgtacatgcaggtgagcaggtaCTCTAGGCATCTtccttctggtgtttttcagagtcagtagaaacgtctctttagtgtcctaagttattgtaactgtgaccttaattgcatACCGCCTGTAGGCAATCCGTTGGATGATAAAGCGCTTTAAAGactatgtttgtatgtatgccTAATGTAGACGCTGTATTTGAAAAGCTCTACTGGTTGGTAAATTTGTGCTAGTGTTTTACTAGCAGGATTAATAACAGGATTAATACTCTTGTCCACCAAATAATgctacaaaatataaaaaatctatGATCAAGAATATCATATGGTTGGAAAAACATTAAGCTTCTCTTGTACTCTGTTCTTTGCTGCCCTCCAGTGGCTCTTTATGCTATCAGCGCTGTGTACTTTGCGGGCGTTATGGTGCGACTCATGCTGACGTTGACACCAGTGGTGTGCATGCTGTCAGCCATCGCTTTCTCCAGCGTGTTCGAGCACTACCTTGGAGACGACACGAAGAAGGAGAACCCTCCAGCGGAGGACAGCAGTGATGAAGATGACAAGAGGAACTCAGGAAATCTGTATGACAAGGTAACAAGAACCTGCTTTACACAATTTAAGAGTCACATCAGAAGTACTTTTTGTAGGCTTTCATTTGCAAAGCTTACAAGCGCAGAGGTGCCATGGCATTTAGGATTTTCGAGACTTTCTACAGCAATATGGGAGGCACCTGAAAGTAAAAACACACGTACATATATAACCTGCAGTGAAAGATAATTAGTGCTGTATCTGACATGAAAAGCAGACAACAGACCAATCATAAACTTATGTTCATTTTGTAACTATAGTATAAAGTAAACTTCTGCAAATTCAAACTTAAATATAACCAGCCAAtccctttttccttttttttttttttttttttttataaatcatttATGCTGTTAGCATGGTGCCATCCAGTTCACTGATGTGCTAAAATgcggttttattatttttatttatttatttattttctgtgctgGTTAACTGTGTTGGCATTCACTGCTGCAAACCTATTTGCAGCCTCTCATTTTATGTGTGATTCTGTTTCCCGAATGTaatttctgtgtgtatgtgtgtcttctTGGCAGGCAGGGAAAGTGCGGAAGCACATATCTGAGCAGGACCGACAAGAGGAGGGCCTGGGGCCCAACATTAAGAGTATAGTCACTATGTTGATGCTGATGCTGCTGATGATGTTTGCTGTGCACTGCACCTGGGTCACCAGCAATGCCTACTCCAGCCCCAGTGTGGTACTAGCTTCTTACAACCATGACGGGTGAGAGCGCATCAGCCGAGCCGCATGTTACTCTACACAACCTAAAGTGCTATTAATGTCTTTTTGTCTTTGCAGAACTCTCTTAAATGCACAGACAAGTTTGTGTTTTTCAGTCTTAACTAGAGTGTAAGCTGGTTTTGGCATGCACAGTAgcgagttaaaaaaaaatttgtgccTCGAGCAGGTCAAGGAACATTCTGGATGATTTCCGTGAGGCCTATTATTGGCTGAGGCAGAACACGGACGAGCATGCACGAGTCATGTCGTGGTGGGACTACGGCTATCAGATAGCAGGCATGGCCAACCGAACTACTCTGGTGGACAACAACACCTGGAACAACAGTCACATAGCACTGGTGAGAAGAGTCCTACATCATTACTGGGTCATCCTTAAACACCTGGCTGCTGAAAACAGCCAGAGAAGTGGTAGAATGACAATTAGGAGATCAAGAGAGAAACACTTTCAGGTCTACGATCATTTCTgagtaaataaatcattaaatttGACGTGTGGTAGCATGTAGCGCATGTGGGGAAATTTTTAGAACAGATGCATGAAAAATGAATAGATCATGGATGAAGCAAAGTGCTGTAAAAACGGAACAGTTATTCCCTGTTTAGAACAAAAGGGAACTTTCGGAAGGTGTAGGATGTCACGTTTGACCAGGGAGATCGCTAGATATGCAGAGGTAATAGTGTAGTCTGCAGAGCATTATGCTTCTGTTGTGTTGGTGGTGTTATCTAGCATAGTTTATTTTCCTCATCTTTTAATTCTCTCATATTTTCTTACTAAATAATGGGAACTTGTATACAAGGCAAATGGGAAGCCCTGTAATCACATGTCCTCATCACCCAACGCGTGTGCAGTTCCCAGACTCATTTGTCTGCCTTATTATTGGTGACTCAGCACACCTGACAATACCCACTGATTTCAGATTGTGGCTGCATGCTGATTAAATGCGCATGGTTTTTCTCGGGGTCAGCAGTGCCATCTTGTGGTCACTAATGTTTATTGCAAATGTTCTTTTACCCTGCAGGTGGGAAAGGCCATGTCCTCTAACGAGAGTGCCGCATATGAGATTATGAAATCCTTAGATGTTGATTATGTCCTTATCATCTTCGGCGGTGTGATCGGGTACTCCGGGGATGACATTAACAAGTTCCTGTGGATGGTGCGCATTGCAGAAGGGGAGCATCCTAAAGACATCAGGGTATGTTTCCATGGTAACCATGATGGAGTTGTTGGTGTGACTTGCAAGATTGTTTATTCATATAAACCTTGAACGTGTTATGATCGGTTTCAAGTTAACGCTGACTGTGGGTTTTCCCTCCAGGAGAGCGACTACTTCACCCCTCAGGGAGAATTTAGAGTGGATAAGGCTGGCTCTCCTACTCTGCTCAACTGCCTCATGTACAAAATGTCTTACTACCGCTTTGGAGAGATGCAGGTACTGAGGAGGGTCCCCCCCCGCCTCCTTAATGAAGTAGTTTTTcaggatgttttattttttctctccttctttcccctctttctttcttctttaatACTGCTCCACAGACTTGTCTGTGCTAACTCTCTGCTCTTGTGTGCAGCTGGACTTCCGTACACCACCTGGGTTTGACCGGACAAGGAATGCTGAGATCGGCAACAAGGACATCCGTCTGAAACACCTTGAGGAGGCGTTTACTTCCGAGCACTGGCTGGTGCGAATCTACAGAGTGAAGAAGCAGGAGAACCGGCAGGCTGTGGACCACAAGCTCCGCAACGTCGCAGCCAAACAGAAGTACACCTCAAAAAAGGTACAATATCCCATCACCCACTAGTTTACCTTTAACTTGTCAGGACTTCTTTGTGTTATGAGAGAAAAAtttatgttttttgggggtttttttgttttgtttttttacactgttAGTTTtaactctctgtctttctttctcaattTGTAGACGGCCAAGAGGAAGAGAggatacataaaaaataaactggtATTGAAAAAAGGCAAGAAACTGAATAAAAAGTCAGTTTAGTTGTTGAATggaaaatggtaaaaaaaaaaaaaaggcaaaatagaCAATGACAAATGCAACCAGTAATCCACCAatcaagaagaaaaacaaaccagtCGTCTGGCATCTGACCACCTGAAAATGAATTTGATTGGAGGCTTTGACCCTGTGATTGCCACGACGACGTGGAGGCTGTGTGAGCTGACAGAGTTGAAAGAGAGGGCCTGGACAGGGATTTCTATTTTAGTCTAATGATTCTGgactttttgttatttttttcttttgtacttGAATGTGTTCGTAAGGCAGGTTAGCAGTCCTATCCATCAAGATGG
This genomic window from Ictalurus punctatus breed USDA103 chromosome 1, Coco_2.0, whole genome shotgun sequence contains:
- the stt3b gene encoding dolichyl-diphosphooligosaccharide--protein glycosyltransferase subunit STT3B, encoding MAEHRATSDCKHKASLNSSGSLSGNGRANTAAACGAGGLSGGLTQPAGWQSLLSFTILFLAWLAGFSSRLFAVIRFESIIHEFDPWFNYRSTHHLSTNGFYEFLNWFDERAWYPLGRIVGGTVYPGLMVTAGLIHYLLNLLHVTVHIRDVCVFLAPIFSGLTAVSTFLLTRELWNQGAGLLAACFIAIVPGYISRSVAGSFDNEGIAIFALQFTYYLWVKSVKTGSVFWTIGCCLSYFYMVSAWGGYVFIINLIPLHVFVLLLMQRYSRRLYIAYSTFYIVGLVLSMQVPFVGFQPIRTSEHMAAAGVFALLQAYAFLQYLKDRLTRQEFQTLFFLGVSLAAGAVFLTVIYLTYTGYIAPWSGRFYSLWDTGYAKIHIPIIASVSEHQPTTWVSFFFDLHILVCTFPAGLWFCIKNINDERVFVALYAISAVYFAGVMVRLMLTLTPVVCMLSAIAFSSVFEHYLGDDTKKENPPAEDSSDEDDKRNSGNLYDKAGKVRKHISEQDRQEEGLGPNIKSIVTMLMLMLLMMFAVHCTWVTSNAYSSPSVVLASYNHDGSRNILDDFREAYYWLRQNTDEHARVMSWWDYGYQIAGMANRTTLVDNNTWNNSHIALVGKAMSSNESAAYEIMKSLDVDYVLIIFGGVIGYSGDDINKFLWMVRIAEGEHPKDIRESDYFTPQGEFRVDKAGSPTLLNCLMYKMSYYRFGEMQLDFRTPPGFDRTRNAEIGNKDIRLKHLEEAFTSEHWLVRIYRVKKQENRQAVDHKLRNVAAKQKYTSKKTAKRKRGYIKNKLVLKKGKKLNKKSV